Proteins encoded by one window of Rhodamnia argentea isolate NSW1041297 chromosome 6, ASM2092103v1, whole genome shotgun sequence:
- the LOC115741301 gene encoding uncharacterized protein LOC115741301, which translates to MASTPVDPCVSGPVLPLASKSEEDCNDINGAALEAGELQIVQEKIICPYDDALTCREECDEHLEPVNNEYPVRVRPSSDEDGVPVEVVPHSRVSDLETPGIADSVASLNTRLTSQDAPSEDTKYEVPGQSTAVATVRDSGAQPLNDALKGQIIGVPAEDDSTESKERFRQRLWCFLFENLNRAVDELYLLCELECDLEQMKEAILVLEEAASDFKELASRVEKFENAKKSTLSSPDLLPINLKTDHRRPHALSWEVRRMTTSPHRAEILSSSVEAFRKIQHERVSLRLADSANSLASECLKCQNMLDGLSKSDGKSDITVGIKDMALKPRKHNGGFDLVCGSSTVEMQKVSSGKPSKVNFGPSGHVPSQNLRPPGDFDISKPHLKNGSASCSARKSSREQGSEPEKLIARKDKVPSDGVVQRHPKYVDHLRRHGPLCGNDKERRNINSWKTLDAWKEKRNWEEILSSPIRVSSRISHSPGLNRKSAERARTLHDKLMSPEKKKKTALDLKKEADEKHARAMRIRIELENERMQKLQRTSEKLNRVNEWQAVRSMKLREGMYARHQRSESRHEAFLAQVVRRAGDESTKVNEVRFITSLNGENKKLMLRQKLHDSELRRAEKLQVLKIKQREDLAREEAVIERRKLIEAEKLQRLAETQRKKEEAQVRREEERKASSAAREARAMEQLRRKEVRAKVQQEEAEILAQKLAERLRESEQRRKFYLEQIREKASMDFRDQASPLLRRYISKESQGRDCAEDYHANVSPGTATLATGNAVAQHSLKRRIKRIRQRLMALKYEYPEPLLGSENTSIGYRTAVGTARAKIGRWLQELQRLRQARKEGAPSIGLIIAEMIKFLDGKDPELQASRQAGLIDFIASALPASHTSKPEACQVTVHLLKLLKVVLSVPANRSYFLAQNLLPPIVPMLSAALENYVKIAASLNISSSAGNNVISSKTSVENFELTSEVLDGFLWTVTAIIGHLNPDEQQLQMREGLLELLIAYQVIHHLRDLFALYDRPQVEGSPFPSSIVLSIHLLVVLTTRPGAKNSIDWELFPAETEWGLEIAGAKPVDFVGLGNFSVDNSYHNQRQCEEGVSRVVPLPGVPEILPLTKGREIMKSNEAQSAVRDSEKAIIGDSVVQQDSSPVMIDVAVETEQNLTKNIAEPSIPLEDCKLSVNNCDQQKDETTSSSKPPVALLLSAISETGLVSLPSLLTSVLLQANNRLSSEQAPYVLPSNFEEVATGVLKFLNNLAYLDIAIMQKILARPDLKMEFFHLMSFFLSHCNSKWKSPKDQVGLLLIESLLLLGHFALFHTENQAVLRWGNSPTILHKVCDLPFVFFSDPDLMPVLAGTLVAACYGCEQNRGVIQQEISIDMLRSLLKSCRNALPSSRSHPVLDNSPYGSCENIQLGHENKKPQAEKLRSSRSSGRNSRNSLIKGFSAGNNAKLGKKREKAVKVCEETALKYDLPITGTASMLHSRFPDSFIDSADKFFAAGFSELGEA; encoded by the exons ATGGCAAGTACTCCTGTAGATCCCTGTGTTTCTGGTCCGGTGCTTCCTCTAGCATCTAAGAGTGAAGAGGATTGTAATGATATTAATGGCGCAGCTTTGGAAGCTGGCGAACTGCAGATTGTCCAAGAGAAAATCATCTGTCCTTATGATGATGCTCTCACTTGCAGGGAAGAGTGTGATGAGCATCTCGAACCTGTAAATAATGAGTACCCAGTTCGTGTTCGTCCTTCTAGTGACGAGGATGGAGTGCCTGTCGAAGTGGTTCCGCATTCTCGGGTGAGTGATCTGGAGACTCCAGGAATTGCTGATTCAGTGGCATCCTTGAACACAAGATTGACATCTCAGGATGCTCCATCTGAAGACACCAAGTATGAAGTGCCTGGGCAGTCTACTGCAGTAGCTACTGTCAGAGACTCTGGGGCCCAACCACTTAATGATGCACTGAAAGGTCAGATCATCGGTGTTCCTGCAGAAGACGATTCCACTGAAAGCAAGGAAAGGTTCAGGCAGCGGCTTTGGTGCTTTCTATTTGAGAATCTTAATAGGGCTGTTGATGAACTTTATCTTCTGTGTGAGCTAGAATGTGACTTGGAGCAGATGAAAGAGGCCATTCTTGTATTGGAGGAAGCTGCATCCGATTTTAAGGAGCTAGCCTCTAGAGTAGAGAAATTTGAGAATGCTAAAAAGTCCACTTTATCATCTCCTGATTTACTACCAATTAATTTGAAGACTGATCATCGCCGGCCACATGCTCTCTCATGGGAG GTACGGAGAATGACAACTTCACCCCACAGAGCTGAGATACTATCTTCATCTGTTGAGGCTTTCAGGAAAATACAACATGAAAGGGTGAGTCTTCGTCTTGCCGACAGTGCAAATTCTCTGGCATCTGAGTGTTTAAAATGCCAAAATATGTTGGATGGTCTAAGTAAATCTGATGGGAAAAGTGATATCACTGTTGGTATTAAAGATATGGCCCTGAAACCTAGAAAGCATAATGGAGGCTTTGATCTTGTCTGTGGGAGCTCGACTGTAGAGATGCAAAAGGTCTCATCAGGGAAGCCCAGCAAAGTAAATTTTGGGCCAAGTGGCCATGTCCCTTCCCAAAACTTACGCCCTCCAGGAGACTTTGACATATCAAAGCCACATTTGAAGAATGGAAGTGCATCTTGCTCTGCAAGAAAGAGCTCCAGAGAACAAGGATCTGAACCAGAGAAGCTGATTGCTCGGAAGGACAAAGTTCCGTCAGATGGTGTGGTTCAGAGACACCCCAAATACGTGGATCATTTAAGAAGGCATGGTCCACTTTGTGGAAATGATAAGGAAAGAAGAAACATAAACTCATGGAAAACCTTAGATGCTTGGAAGGAGAAGAGGAACTGGGAGGAGATACTTTCATCTCCAATTCGTGTCTCTTCACGAATTTCACATTCCCCTGGACTGAACAGGAAAAGTGCTGAACGTGCACGAACTCTGCATGATAAACTAATGTCTcctgagaaaaagaagaaaactgctctggatttgaaaaaggaagcaGATGAAAAGCATGCACGAGCTATGAGGATCAGAATTGAGTTAGAGAATGAGAGAATGCAAAAGTTGCAGCGCACATCAGAAAAGTTGAACCGTGTGAATGAATGGCAAGCCGTGCGCAGCATGAAGTTGAGGGAAGGAATGTATGCTCGTCATCAACGCAGTGAATCTCGACATGAAGCTTTTCTAGCTCAAGTTGTGAGGAGAGCTGGTGATGAAAGCACCAAAGTTAATGAGGTTCGCTTCATCACTTCCTTAAATGGAGAGAATAAGAAGCTCATGTTGCGTCAGAAGCTCCATGATTCTGAGCTGAGGAGAGCTGAGAAACTTCAGGTGTTGAAAATTAAACAGAGAGAAGATTTGGCAAGAGAGGAAGCGGTAATAGAACGTAGAAAACTCATTGAAGCCGAGAAACTACAACGTCTTGCTGAGACacagagaaaaaaggaagaggcgCAAGTTAGGAGAGAAGAGGAACGTAAAGCCTCAAGTGCAGCACGAGAGGCCAGGGCAATGGAGCAACTTCGGAGGAAGGAGGTTAGAGCAAAGGTCCAGCAAGAAGAAGCTGAAATCCTTGCACAGAAATTAGCCGAGAGACTTCGTGAGAGTGAACAACGACGCAAATTTTATCTGGAACAAATTAGGGAGAAGGCTTCAATGGATTTCAGAGATCAGGCCTCACCTTTACTACGGCGGTACATAAGCAAGGAGTCTCAGGGAAGAGATTGTGCTGAAGATTATCATGCAAATGTAAGTCCAGGCACTGCTACTCTTGCTACAGGCAACGCTGTAGCTCAGCATTCATTGAAACGAAGAATTAAAAGGATTCGCCAAAGGCTTATGGCTCTAAAATATGAATATCCTGAACCTTTGCTTGGTTCTGAAAATACTAGTATTGGATATAGGACAGCAGTAGGGACAGCCAGGGCCAAAATTGGTAGGTGGCTTCAAGAACTTCAAAGACTTCGGCAAGCTAGAAAAGAAGGGGCTCCAAGTATAGGATTGATAATTGCTGAGATGATCAAG TTTCTAGATGGAAAGGACCCAGAACTGCAGGCTTCACGCCAAGCTGGTTTGATTGACTTCATAGCTTCTGCCCTCCCAGCTTCTCATACATCAAAGCCTGAAGCCTGCCAGGTGACAGTGCatcttttgaaacttttgaaGGTTGTGCTCTCAGTGCCTGCAAACCGGAGTTATTTTCTTGCACAGAATCTGTTGCCTCCTATCGTACCCATGCTATCAGCAGCTCTCGAAAACTATGTAAAGATTGCGGCATCGTTAAACATCAGCAGCAGCGCTGGAAACAATGTAATTTCAAGTAAAACGTCTGTTGAAAACTTTGAATTAACATCTGAAGTTTTAGATGGTTTCCTTTGGACCGTGACAGCAATAATTGGTCACCTCAATCCAGATGAGCAACAACTCCAAATGAGGGAAGGCTTGCTGGAATTGTTGATCGCCTATCAGGTGATACATCATCTGCGAGATCTGTTCGCACTCTATGATCGGCCCCAGGTCGAAGGGTCTCCGTTTCCTTCCTCCATTGTTTTGAGCATTCATCTATTGGTAGTTTTGACTACCAGGCCTGGGGCAAAAAATAGTATTGACTGGGAACTTTTCCCAGCTGAAACTGAATGGGGACTTGAAATTGCTGGAGCTAAACCTGTGGATTTTGTTGGTTTGGGAAACTTCTCTGTGGATAACTCCTATCACAATCAGAGGCAATGTGAAGAGGGTGTTAGCAGAGTTGTGCCCTTGCCTGGGGTTCCAGAAATTTTACCTTTGACCAAAGGCAGAGAGATAATGAAGAGTAATGAGGCACAATCTGCTGTTAGAGACAGCGAAAAGGCTATAATAGGAGATAGTGTGGTTCAGCAGGATAGTAGTCCGGTCATGATTGATGTCGCAGTTGAAACCGAAcaaaatctgacaaagaatatTGCTGAACCTTCCATACCTCTGGAAGACTGTAAATTGTCGGTGAACAACTGTGATCAGCAAAAAGATGAAACCACATCGAGCTCGAAGCCACCGGTGGCATTGCTTCTTTCTGCTATATCAGAAACCGGATTAGTCAGTCTTCCTTCTCTGTTGACCTCTGTGCTTTTACAAGCAAACAATAGGTTGTCATCGGAGCAG GCTCCCTATGTCCTTCCATCTAATTTTGAAGAAGTAGCTACTGGAGTGCTGAAGTTCCTTAACAATTTGGCATATCTTGATATTGCAATTATGCAGAAAATTCTG GCTAGGCCGGACCTCAAGATGGAATTTTTCCATTTGATgagttttttcctctctcattGTAACAGCAAGTGGAAATCACCAAAAGATCAG GTGGGTCTTCTTTTAATTGAATCGCTCTTGCTTCTTGGTCACTTTGCTCTCTTCCACACTGAGAATCAAGCGGTCCTGCGGTGGGGAAATAGTCCGACCATTCTTCACAAG GTATGCGATCTGCCTTTTGTCTTCTTCAGCGACCCAGACCTGATGCCAGTACTAGCTGGTACACTGGTTGCTGCTTGTTACGGGTGTGAGCAGAATAGGGGTGTTATTCAACAGGAGATCAGCATTGACATGCTACGTTCGTTACTGAAATCATGCAGAAATGCTTTGCCGTCAAGTCGATCCCATCCAGTTTTAGACAATTCCCCTTATGGTTCCTGTGAGAATATTCAGCTGggtcatgaaaataaaaagcctCAAGCAGAGAAACTGAGGTCCAGCCGTAGCAGTGGAAGAAACTCTAGAAACTCATTAATCAAGGGTTTTTCTGCTGGAAATAATGCCAAGCtagggaagaagagagagaaagcagtAAAAGTTTGTGAAGAAACTGCTCTTAAATATGACTTACCAATAACTGGGACTGCGTCCATGTTGCATTCTAGATTCCCTGACAGCTTCATTGATAGCGCTGATAAATTCTTTGCAGCAGGTTTTAGTGAACTGGGCGAGGCATGA
- the LOC115741664 gene encoding heparanase-like protein 1 → MGLFCLALFIFIVSFPPGLAQDVAQSTLIVHGSKAIAETDDNFICATLDWWPHDKCNYNQCPWGYSSVINLNLSDPVLGKAIQAFKSLRIRIGGSLQDRVLYDVGKLRLPCHPFRKIEGSLFGFSKGCLHMKRWDELNKLFSKTGAVVTFGLNALNGRQWIKDNIWGGDWNFSNAYDFIKYTVARRYSIDSWEFGNELSGSGIGASLSAEQYGKDLIVLKKIIDELYKSSHSKPSLVAPGGFYDREWYAKLLQVSGSGVINAMSHHIYNLGAGVDPHLVSKILDPSYLSQISDTFINLEETIKKHGPWASAWVGESGGAYNSGGRHISNTFVNSFWYLDQLGMASKYDTKVYCRQSLVGGNYGLLNTATLAPNPDYYSALLWHRLMGKRVVAVSGDAPPSLRCYAHCSKGKAGVTLLLINLSNETKFMIGTQSSVQNLHAEEQSVDGGSILIHGLKKTVSFVGQGSSDALLFREEYHLTPQGGHLQSQTMLLNGSPLELMRDGGIPPLEPNLVRADSLVPISPLSIAFIVFPNFDAQACA, encoded by the exons ATGGGATTATTCTGCCTAGCCTTGTtcatttttattgtttctttccCGCCGGGATTAGCTCAAGATGTTGCACAGTCTACTCTCATCGTTCATGGCTCCAAGGCAATTGCGGAGACTGATGATAACTTCATTTGTGCAACTCTTGATTGGTGGCCTCATGATAAATGCAATTATAACCAGTGTCCATGGGGATATTCATCTGTTATAAATCTG AACTTGTCCGATCCAGTACTTGGGAAGGCAATCCAAG CTTTCAAGAGTTTGAGGATAAGAATTGGAGGTTCCCTGCAAGACCGAGTATTGTATGATGTCGGAAAGTTGAGACTTCCTTGCCACCCATTTAGAAAGATTGAAGGTAGCTTGTTTGGCTTTTCCAAGGGATGCTTACACATGAAGAGGTGGGATGAGCTGAACAAATTATTCAGTAAGACGGG GGCTGTCGTAACTTTTGGACTGAATGCACTTAATGGAAGGCAATGGATCAAGGACAATATCTGGGGAGGGGATTGGAACTTCAGTAATGCTTATGATTTTATCAAATACACAGTTGCAAGGAGATACTCCATCGATTCATGGGAATTTG GTAATGAGCTCAGTGGAAGTGGAATTGGCGCTAGCCTCTCTGCTGAACAGTATGGGAAGGATCTAATTGTCCTTAAGAAGATAATCGATGAGTTGTACAAAAGTTCTCATTCAAAACCTTCACTCGTAGCACCTGGAGGATTCTATGATCGGGAATGGTATGCGAAACTCCTTCAGGTTTCAGGTTCAGGAGTGATCAATGCAATGTCCCATCATATATACAATCTGGGTGCAG GTGTTGATCCTCATCTTGTGAGTAAGATATTGGATCCAAGTTACTTGAGTCAGATATCGGACACATTCATCAACCTGGAGGAAACAATCAAGAAGCATGGACCCTGGGCATCTGCATGGGTTGGAGAATCTGGTGGGGCATACAATAGTGGTGGTCGTCACATATCTAACACGTTTGTCAACAGCTTCTG GTATCTAGATCAGCTTGGAATGGCTTCCAAGTATGACACTAAGGTTTATTGCCGGCAGTCTTTAGTGGGTGGGAATTATGGCCTCTTAAACACCGCCACATTAGCGCCTAATCCAGATTACTACAG TGCCCTTCTGTGGCATCGACTCATGGGAAAACGCGTTGTTGCTGTCAGTGGTGACGCTCCTCCATCTTTACGCTGTTATGCACATTGTTCAAAAGGAAAG GCAGGCGTGACTTTGCTCCTGATTAATTTAAGCAATGAGACTAAATTCATGATCGGGACCCAGAGTAGTGTGCAGAATTTGCACGCGGAGGAACAATCTGTCGATGGAGGGAGTATTCTCATTCACGGATTGAAGAAAACCGTCTCGTTCGTCGGCCAAGGATCATCGGATGCTCTGCTTTTCAGAGAGGAGTACCATTTAACTCCACAAGGCGGTCACCTTCAGAGTCAAACCATGCTCTTGAATGGAAGCCCGTTGGAGCTCATGCGGGATGGAGGGATCCCGCCTTTAGAGCCTAACCTTGTGCGGGCCGATTCTCTAGTACCCATTTCTCCTCTGTCCATTGCTTTCATAGTCTTCCCGAATTTTGATGCTCAAGCTTGTGCTTGA